The Ahaetulla prasina isolate Xishuangbanna chromosome 3, ASM2864084v1, whole genome shotgun sequence genome window below encodes:
- the ZNF831 gene encoding zinc finger protein 831, with product MEGQRLPCPPVSLEDPPVQLSCLQAIPAASDLLLSPMILQPEQALAQTVYLKALTIPFYQPVQSNHKFSRVQTNINIDNSNLPLILNPLLHSKGTDQLQAIIQKQPSTINIVSHFSLLPQSSSPGTPAGSPGKAKSSGKYLCKHCGRDCLKPSVLEKHMRSHTGERPFPCTTCGIAFKTQSNLYKHRRTQTHVNNARVPSEYDSSSLLEENEKLTEIVASSQTIESHDKNDVQPSARISSVASEPSDKHILATSLLETLFVSESQKMKTGNSCHGEINQNVFEKETARDATDLPQRKKIQDQRSPTGSKHSQLQRQQALYSEKLWNSRSVDTKLKKCESTDSGYLSRSDSVEHQTPSPGFLHSLCKHSTESEDDAAVANKCMTYSFSKVDSTEKTAGAITLEKKRLEEHISRLISHNKAVVDDTQLDSVRPRKTVLSKQGSIDLPMPYMYKDSFHFDIRPPDITKKKNISLRSAKSIFTPAEKTKPLVFHSVPTQFSTTIDCVPVTRSNSLPFIEGTKKMQDQADSSKLSSFTRVSPDVGFSGLLHSSNLDTNMTNVLNSHPRALVRQVAVDDVPLNYMTESSTSLEEQKGKEKSEAGMEGASSKNKKPSQRKLKMFSQEKWQVYGDETFKKIYQKVKSSQPTKKQKGNLTNVSNIYSDSKETAWGKEITLSREGRSSETSSLIDIAAKANPDTLESHSKASPVGHPPFSQENSGRLAEIREMCSIGDCDQHSMASETSYVEQRCRDLHVSKHNRSGNNKALPLSKGCELKVQLKQTQLDFATRHDHDLEDAHGHIAECVQKYEDTTANRKGFRGKETAHLGHTALSAPQCNTSELVYESQKLPSERKKPKVDELKNTENITFKNSSSTELVVKLIDCYNLNIVAAESAKVPDKGGKWTVMVGTPASGSSMECEEGIQHSITVSNDRDCIVSLTDTASISATSFPEQFKTDVTEEHTSNLFAIKKLASRTATEELSDCRDSAPTHTQHVVRNQVISHLKKNDFLPKYILKYSQEGNNIGVPLFLTKEPENIPYVSLSSSSTISPYPACNNKLLDSNSIDVTLCPLQLDLSHPARRKELKWDMHTTWTPLVAPAPALLEATTITTMVDQKCHLQSASRKAKDTRKGDSRDNLDDQRLITKEDKCIVACTSHVPGRKVCFTTIYTGGLFLSSDMTGQNSTLKLIQSAKSSVISLSSLVERAVLCESSEKEVKEWQLETNPLPGFENLSTCSVSPKCLCHSSNMLYCHVLCTQPKEICSQPQLSIESHAGKLQIPSLNLSFPTLNAEPQLTWCCLSRSLPLPIEQKEMKDSAYSSLYMNENFISKCGQSICKMKSHGKAAREGWGIEKPQTLVSSPQRQETEKKYFLNTGAQELSKSIPELEKKKEKLYKRREKRNLKRIKVKINSKRHEDHHAQRHRLLRSHQSSKQCWALRTSRKCSRIKASGIWEHCGKCHCFPTTSLGNDKHLQQPHYSTMDKAAFHLEEDEMKQDTPGLNKCSSDSLFLQRISTIREVPTYSCPSSNNVSAEKPSSLDSCSLEIFPKEQSPDMDSEYNRPSTEPYQLEFKDTKKNQLCNFVGCQITRPIFVCSKRGCNNLESKDKNVIILEPPIPISERTEQFMERDLYPLKQQHAPTCQSLCPVSLTSRLTEMSVSTKSLPGTPSKQKQSLEPMNKPIHLEYDDISSSDDEDRLVIEI from the exons ATGGAGGGCCAGAGACTTCCTTGTCCACCTGTTTCCTTAGAAGACCCACCAGTTCagctgtcctgccttcaggccattccagcagcatCAGATCTCTTGCTGAGTCCCATGATTCTTCAGCCAGAACAAGCACTTGCTCAAACTGTATATTTAAAAGCGCTAACCATTCCTTTTTACCAGCCTGTTCAATCAAACCATAAATTTTCCAGAGTCCAGACAAATATCAACATAGACAATAGTAATTTACCTTTAATCCTCAATCCACTTTTGCATTCGAAAGGGACAGATCAACTTCAGGCAATCATCCAGAAGCAACCTAGTACAATAAACATAGTTAGTCATTTTTCACTTTTGCCGCAAAGTTCTTCTCCAGGTACACCAGCTGGAAGCCCAGGGAAGGCCAAAAGTTCTGGGAAGTACCTGTGTAAACATTGTGGGCGTGACTGTCTGAAGCCAAGTGTCCTTGAGAAACATATGCGATCACATACAGGTGAGAGGCCTTTTCCATGTACAACGTGTGGCATTGCGTTTAAAACTCAAAGCAATCTGTATAAACACAGGAGAACTCAGACCCATGTCAATAATGCCAGGGTGCCTTCAGAATATGATAGCAGTAGTCTATTAGAAGAGAATGAGAAACTGACTGAGATAGTTGCATCCTCCCAGACCATAGAATCTCATGATAAAAACGATGTCCAGCCAAGTGCAAGGATTAGTTCTGTTGCTTCAGAACCCAGTGACAAACATATTCTTGCTACTTCATTATTGGAAACGCTCTTTGTTTCGGAAAGTCAGAAGATGAAAACGGGTAACTCCTGTCATGGAGAAATAAATCAGAATGTCTTTGAAAAAGAGACCGCCAGAGATGCCACAGATCTACCTCAGAGAAAAAAGATCCAGGATCAAAGGTCTCCAACAGGAAGCAAACATAGTCAGCTACAGAGACAGCAAGCTCTGTATTCAGAGAAGCTATGGAACAGCAGATCTGTGGACACCAAGCTAAAAAAGTGCGAGAGCACCGACTCTGGTTATCTGTCACGTTCTGATAGTGTGGAACATCAGACACCCTCGCCTGGCTTCCTGCACAGCCTTTGTAAACACAGCACAGAGTCAGAAGATGATGCAGCTGTCGCCAATAAATGCATGACTTATAGTTTCTCAAAAGTAGATTCAACTGAGAAAACAGCAGGAGCCATAACCCTGGAGAAAAAAAGGTTGGAAGAGCATATCTCAAGGCTAATATCTCATAATAAAGCAGTTGTGGATGACACCCAGTTGGATAGTGTTAGGCCCAGGAAAACAGTTCTATCCAAACAAGGAAGCATTGACTTGCCAATGCCTTACATGTACAAAGACTCATTCCATTTTGATATACGGCCTCCAGACATCACcaagaaaaagaatatttctcTGCGCTCAGCCAAGTCTATCTTCACTCCTGCGGAAAAAACTAAGCCATTGGTTTTTCACTCAGTTCCCACTCAATTCTCAACAACAATTGACTGTGTGCCGGTTACAAGAAGTAACTCTCTGCCTTTTATTGAGGGTACAAAGAAGATGCAGGACCAGGCAGATAGTTCAAAATTGTCTTCTTTCACTAGAGTATCCCCAGATGTGGGTTTTTCTGGCTTGTTGCATAGCAGCAATTTAGACACAAATATGACAAATGTTCTTAACAGCCACCCCCGGGCACTTGTTAGACAGGTGGCAGTAGATGATGTGCCATTAAATTATATGACTGAATCTTCAACCTCTTTAGAGGAGCAAAAAGGTAAAGAGAAATCTGAAGCTGGGATGGAAGGAGCGAGCAGCAAGAATAAGAAACCCAGTCAGAGAAAACTAAAAATGTTTTCTCAGGAAAAATGGCAAGTTTATGGGGATGAgacatttaagaaaatttatcagAAGGTGAAAAGCAGTCAaccaaccaaaaaacaaaaaggtaatttaacaaatgtttcaaacATTTATTCAGATTCCAAGGAAACTGCCTGGGGGAAGGAAATTACATTGTCGAGAGAAGGCCGAAGCTCTGAAACTTCATCACTAATAGATATTGCTGCAAAAGCAAATCCTGACACATTGGAAAGTCATTCCAAAGCTAGCCCTGTTGGTCACCCTCCTTTTTCTCAGGAGAATTCAGGACGGTTGgcagaaataagagaaatgtgTTCAATTGGTGACTGTGACCAACATAGCATGGCAAGTGAAACATCGTATGTTGAACAGCGATGCCGAGACTTGCATGTTTCAAAACACAACCGGAGTGGCAATAATAAAGCTTTGCCTTTAAGTAAAGGCTGTGAATTGAAAGTCCAACTTAAGCAAACTCAGCTGGACTTTGCTACTCGGCATGATCATGACTTAGAAGATGCACATGGACACATTGCTGAATGTGTACAAAAATATGAGGATACTACAGCTAATAGAAAAGGATTCAGGGGGAAAGAAACTGCCCACCTTGGACACACAGCTTTATCGGCACCACAGTGCAACACCAGTGAGCTGGTGTATGAATCTCAGAAGTTACCctcagaaaggaaaaagcctaagGTGGATGAACTGAAAAACACAGaaaatataacatttaaaaatagtAGTTCAACCGAGTTGGTTGTGAAACTGATAGACTGTTATAATCTTAACATAGTTGCTGCAGAATCAGCAAAGGTCCCAgataaggggggaaaatggacaGTAATGGTAGGAACACCTGCTTCAGGTAGCAGTATGGAATGTGAGGAAGGAATCCAACATTCTATAACAGTATCTAATGATAGGGATTGTATTGTAAGTCTAACAGATACAGCAAGTATATCTGCGACATCATTTCCTGAACAATTCAAGACCGATGTAACAGAGGAACACACCAGTAATTTATTTGCAATAAAAAAACTCGCATCTCGCACAGCAACAGAAGAATTATCAGACTGTAGAGACTCAGCACCAACCCACACTCAGCATGTGGTAAGAAATCAAGTGATTTCTCATCTAAAGAAAAATGATTTTCTTCCAAAGTACATCCTAAAATATTCACAAGAAGGAAACAATATAGGTGTGCCATTGTTTCTTACAAAAGAGCCAGAAAATATACCATATGTTTCATTGTCAAGCAGCTCAACCATTTCCCCGTATCCTGCTTGTAACAATAAACTACTTGATAGTAATTCCATTGATGTAACTTTGTGCCCTTTGCAATTGGATCTGAGTCATCCAGCCAGAAGAAAAGAGCTAAAATGGGACATGCACACAACATGGACACCTTTGGTAGCTCCTGCACCAGCTCTCCTTGAAGCAACAACAATTACAACCATGGTAGATCAAAAATGTCATCTTCAAAGTGCAAGCAGGAAAGCTAAAGATACACGTAAAGGAGACAGTAGAGACAACTTAGATGATCAAAGATTGATAACAAAAGAAGATAAATGTATAGTTGCTTGCACATCACACGTTCCTGGGAGGAAAGTATGCTTTACCACAATTTATACAGGAGGGCTTTTCTTATCATCAGACATGACTGGGCAAAATTCAACCTTAAAGTTAATACAATCAGCGAAGAGTTCAGTAATTTCACTCTCTTCATTGGTGGAAAGGGCAGTTTTGTGTGAAAGTAGCGAGAAGGAAGTCAAGGAATGGCAATTGGAGACTAACCCTTTGCCAGGATTTGAAAACTTGTCCACCTGTTCAGTTAGTCCAAAATGTCTTTGCCATTCTTCCAATATGCTTTATTGTCATGTGCTGTGTACTCAACCAAAGGAGATTTGCTCTCAGCCCCAATTAAGCATAGAATCTCATGCAGGAAAATTACAAATCCCAAGTCTGAAtctatcctttccaactctaaatGCGGAGCCTCAGCTGACTTGGTGTTGCTTGTCAAGAAGCCTCCCACTTCCTATTGAGCAAAAGGAAATGAAAGATTCTGCATATTCTTCTTTGTATATGAATGAAAACTTCATTTCAAAATGTGGACAGTCCATCTGCAAAATGAAAAGCCATGGGAAGGCTGCTAGGGAAGGCTGGGGAATTGAAAAACCCCAAACACTGGTCTCTTCTCCACAAAGGCAGGAAACAGAGAAG AAGTACTTTTTAAACACTGGTGCTCAGGAGCTCTCCAAAAGCATCCCAgaactagaaaagaaaaaagaaaaactttacaaaaggagagaaaagagaaacttAAAAAGGATAAAAGTGAAGATCAATTCCAAGCG ACATGAAGATCATCACGCACAAAGACATCGTCTTCTCAGAAGCCACCAGTCAAGCAAGCAATGCTGGGCCTTGAGGACTTCCAGAAAGTGTTCCCGCATCAAGGCTTCTGGCATTTGGGAGCATTGTGGAAAGTGCCATTGTTTTCCAACGACTTCACTAG gaAATGACAAACATTTGCAACAGCCACATTACAGCACAATGGATAAAGCAGCTTTCCATTTGGAAGAGGATGAAATGAAACAA GACACACCTGGACTTAACAAATGCTCAAGTGACAGCTTATTTCTTCAAAGAATTTCTACAATCCGAGAAGTACCTACATACTCCTGTCCATCGTCTAATAATGTATCAGCAGAAAAACCTAGCAGTCTAGATAGTTGCTCCTTGGAAATCTTTCCAAAAGAACAAAGCCCAGATATGGATTCTGAGTACAACAGACCTTCTACTGAACCTTATCAATTGGAATTCAAAGATACAAAGAAGAACCAGCTATGTAACTTTGTTGGATGTCAGATTACTAGACCTATTTTTGTTTGTTCAAAAAGAGGCTGCAATAATTTAGAATCAAAGGATAAAAATGTTATCATTCTAGAGCCCCCCATTCCTATTTCAGAAAGAACAGAACAATTCATGGAGAGAGATTTGTATCCTTTGAAACAGCAACATGCTCCCACATGCCAAAGTCTGTGTCCCGTTTCGCTCACATCAAGACTTACCGAGATGTCAGTTTCAACTAAATCCTTACCTGGAACTCCATCTAAACAAAAGCAAAGCTTGGAACCAATGAATAAGCCAATTCATTTGGAATACGATGACATAAGCAGCAGTGATGATGAAGATAGATTAGTTATAGAAATCTAA